Proteins from one Ranitomeya variabilis isolate aRanVar5 chromosome 1, aRanVar5.hap1, whole genome shotgun sequence genomic window:
- the FZR1 gene encoding fizzy-related protein homolog isoform X1 — MDQDYERRLLRQINLQNENTMPCVTEMRRTLTPSNSPMSSPSKHGDRFIPSRAGANWSINFHRINENEKSPSQNRKAKDATSDTGKDGLAYSALLKNELLGAGIEKVQDPQTEDRRLQPSTPEKKSLFTYSLSSKRSSPDDGNEVSPYSLSPVSNKSQKLLRSPRKPTRKISKIPFKVLDAPELQDDFYLNLVDWSSLNVLSVGLGTCVYLWSACTSQVTRLCDLSVEGDSVTSVGWSERGNLVAVGTHKGFVQIWDASAGKKLSTLEGHTARVGALAWNADQLSSGSRDRMILQRDIRTPPVQSERRLQGHRQEVCGLKWSTDHQLLASGGNDNKLLVWNHSSLTPVQQYTEHLAAVKAIAWSPHQHGLLASGGGTADRCIRFWNTLTGQPLQCIDTGSQVCNLAWSKHANELVSTHGYSQNQILVWKYPSLTQVAKLTGHSYRVLYLAMSPDGEAIVTGAGDETLRFWNVFSKTRSTKESVSVLNLFTRIR; from the exons GTAACCGAAATGAGAAGGACATTGACACCATCCAATTCTCCTATGTCTTCTCCCAGTAAGCATGGAGATAGGTTTATTCCATCTAGAGCCGGAGCAAACTGGAGTATTAACTTTCACCGTATAAAC GAAAACGAAAAATCTCCTAGTCAGAACAGAAAAGCCAAAGATGCCACTTCTGATACCGGGAAAG ATGGATTGGCGTATTCTGCTTTGTTGAAAAATGAATTGTTGGGGGCCGGAATTGAAAAAGTTCAGGACCCTCAAACTGAAGACCGCCGCCTTCAACCATCCACACCTGAAAAAAAGAGTCTCTTCACG TATTCCTTAAGCTCAAAGCGATCCAGCCCCGATGATGGAAATGAAGTGTCTCCATATTCTTTGTCACCCGTGAGTAACAAAAG TCAAAAACTTTTGCGCTCTCCACGAAAACCCACACGGAAGATTTCTAAAATTCCATTTAAAGTACTTGATGCCCCAGAACTGCAAGATGATTTCTACCTTAATCTAGTGGACTGGTCATCCCTGAATGTGCTGAGTGTAGGACTGGGGACCTGTGTATATCTGTGGAGCGCGTGTACAAGCCAG gtgACCAGGCTCTGTGACTTATCTGTAGAAGGGGATTCGGTGACATCAGTGGGTTGGTCTGAAAGA GGAAATCTTGTAGCTGTGGGGACACACAAAGGTTTTGTACAGATATGGGATGCATCTGCAGGGAAGAAGCTGTCCACACTCGAGGGGCATACAGCCAGAGTTG GCGCCTTGGCTTGGAATGCAGATCAGCTGTCCTCCGGAAGTAGAGATCGCATGATCCTTCAGAGAGATATCCGAACTCCACCTGTGCAGTCTGAAAGGAGGTTACAAGGGCACCGGCAAGAAGTTTGTGGCCTCAAGTGGTCCACCGACCACCAGCTGCTTGCATCGGGAGGGAATGACAACAAG CTCCTCGTATGGAATCACTCAAGTTTGACCCCTGTTCAGCAATACACCGAGCATCTGGCTGCAGTGAAGGCAATCGCCTGGTCTCCTCACCAACATGGTCTGCTGGCTTCTGGCGGGGGCACAGCTGATCGTTGCATTAGGTTCTGGAACACACTCACTGGTCAGCCACTGCAATGTATTGACACTGGGTCACAGGTCTGCAACCTAGCCTGGTCCAAGCATGCTAACGAACTG GTGAGCACACATGGCTATTCTCAGAATCAGATCCTTGTGTGGAAGTATCCATCTCTTACACAGGTGGCAAAATTGACTGGACACTCTTATAGAGTTCTCTACCTT GCCATGTCTCCAGATGGTGAAGCTATTGTTACAGGTGCTGGTGATGAAACATTAAGATTTTGGAATGTTTTTAGTAAAACACGATCTACAAAG gAATCGGTCTCCGTTCTCAACCTCTTCACTAGGATACGATAA
- the FZR1 gene encoding fizzy-related protein homolog isoform X2 → MRRTLTPSNSPMSSPSKHGDRFIPSRAGANWSINFHRINENEKSPSQNRKAKDATSDTGKDGLAYSALLKNELLGAGIEKVQDPQTEDRRLQPSTPEKKSLFTYSLSSKRSSPDDGNEVSPYSLSPVSNKSQKLLRSPRKPTRKISKIPFKVLDAPELQDDFYLNLVDWSSLNVLSVGLGTCVYLWSACTSQVTRLCDLSVEGDSVTSVGWSERGNLVAVGTHKGFVQIWDASAGKKLSTLEGHTARVGALAWNADQLSSGSRDRMILQRDIRTPPVQSERRLQGHRQEVCGLKWSTDHQLLASGGNDNKLLVWNHSSLTPVQQYTEHLAAVKAIAWSPHQHGLLASGGGTADRCIRFWNTLTGQPLQCIDTGSQVCNLAWSKHANELVSTHGYSQNQILVWKYPSLTQVAKLTGHSYRVLYLAMSPDGEAIVTGAGDETLRFWNVFSKTRSTKESVSVLNLFTRIR, encoded by the exons ATGAGAAGGACATTGACACCATCCAATTCTCCTATGTCTTCTCCCAGTAAGCATGGAGATAGGTTTATTCCATCTAGAGCCGGAGCAAACTGGAGTATTAACTTTCACCGTATAAAC GAAAACGAAAAATCTCCTAGTCAGAACAGAAAAGCCAAAGATGCCACTTCTGATACCGGGAAAG ATGGATTGGCGTATTCTGCTTTGTTGAAAAATGAATTGTTGGGGGCCGGAATTGAAAAAGTTCAGGACCCTCAAACTGAAGACCGCCGCCTTCAACCATCCACACCTGAAAAAAAGAGTCTCTTCACG TATTCCTTAAGCTCAAAGCGATCCAGCCCCGATGATGGAAATGAAGTGTCTCCATATTCTTTGTCACCCGTGAGTAACAAAAG TCAAAAACTTTTGCGCTCTCCACGAAAACCCACACGGAAGATTTCTAAAATTCCATTTAAAGTACTTGATGCCCCAGAACTGCAAGATGATTTCTACCTTAATCTAGTGGACTGGTCATCCCTGAATGTGCTGAGTGTAGGACTGGGGACCTGTGTATATCTGTGGAGCGCGTGTACAAGCCAG gtgACCAGGCTCTGTGACTTATCTGTAGAAGGGGATTCGGTGACATCAGTGGGTTGGTCTGAAAGA GGAAATCTTGTAGCTGTGGGGACACACAAAGGTTTTGTACAGATATGGGATGCATCTGCAGGGAAGAAGCTGTCCACACTCGAGGGGCATACAGCCAGAGTTG GCGCCTTGGCTTGGAATGCAGATCAGCTGTCCTCCGGAAGTAGAGATCGCATGATCCTTCAGAGAGATATCCGAACTCCACCTGTGCAGTCTGAAAGGAGGTTACAAGGGCACCGGCAAGAAGTTTGTGGCCTCAAGTGGTCCACCGACCACCAGCTGCTTGCATCGGGAGGGAATGACAACAAG CTCCTCGTATGGAATCACTCAAGTTTGACCCCTGTTCAGCAATACACCGAGCATCTGGCTGCAGTGAAGGCAATCGCCTGGTCTCCTCACCAACATGGTCTGCTGGCTTCTGGCGGGGGCACAGCTGATCGTTGCATTAGGTTCTGGAACACACTCACTGGTCAGCCACTGCAATGTATTGACACTGGGTCACAGGTCTGCAACCTAGCCTGGTCCAAGCATGCTAACGAACTG GTGAGCACACATGGCTATTCTCAGAATCAGATCCTTGTGTGGAAGTATCCATCTCTTACACAGGTGGCAAAATTGACTGGACACTCTTATAGAGTTCTCTACCTT GCCATGTCTCCAGATGGTGAAGCTATTGTTACAGGTGCTGGTGATGAAACATTAAGATTTTGGAATGTTTTTAGTAAAACACGATCTACAAAG gAATCGGTCTCCGTTCTCAACCTCTTCACTAGGATACGATAA